The Argopecten irradians isolate NY chromosome 4, Ai_NY, whole genome shotgun sequence genome has a window encoding:
- the LOC138321672 gene encoding delta and Notch-like epidermal growth factor-related receptor, translating into MVHLRHFVLIIVVALPCVLTDNKCILHPDSFESQFCALKDVVTAMETKYSDLTQAETDIANLKHTVQSQTARILDNENAIASQGNTKNITDQVDQLQQMVADLLNRTASLEDKVTGPVKPCDSNPCQNNASCLEMTGGYYCVCKANFTGTHCDKEDHCSMSPCQNGGTCFSNAISYICNCTVGYNGPSCENKLNPCDSNPCVNGLCTYLNDTYTCSCDVGFTGVNCDVSTSATSGPVVSSSTSALPITYTTILATPQPTTPSVCDGAPKCNPPATCTPIPNSNDYKCVCPETPETQADACWEPSYLEPFGFCCTVNTCVVPQPDPKC; encoded by the exons ATGGTCCACCTAAGGCATTTCGTGCTCATAATTGTGGTTGCTTTGCCTTGTGTGTTAACAGACAACAAATGCATACTTCATCCAGATT CGTTTGAGTCCCAATTCTGCGCCCTTAAAGATGTAGTCACTGCAATGGAGACGAAGTATTCGGACCTTACACAGGCAGAAACGGATATAGCTAACCTCAAACATACGGTCCAGTCCCAAACTGCTCGAATACTGGACAACGAGAACGCAATAGCTTCTCAGGGTAACACCAAAAATATCACGGATCAG GTGGACCAGCTGCAACAAATGGTAGCCGATTTACTGAACAGGACAGCGTCACTAGAAG acAAAGTGACGGGACCTGTGAAACCATGCGATTCCAATCCATGTCAAAACAATG CTTCCTGTCTGGAGATGACCGGAGGTTATTACTGCGTATGTAAAGCAAATTTCACCGGGACGCACTGTGATAAAGAAGACCACTGTTCGATGTCTCCTTGTCAAAATGGCGGAACTTGCTTCAGCAACGCTATTTCCTACATCTGTAATTGTACCGTTGGGTATAACGGTCCTTCGTGTGAAAACAAACTGAACCCATGCGATTCAAACCCATGCGTGAACGGGTTGTGCACATATCTCAATGACACATACACATGTTCGTGTGACGTAGGGTTTACGGGTGTAAATTGTGACGTGTCAACATCAGCAACATCCGGCCCCGTTGTTAGTTCATCTACTTCAGCCTTACCAATAACGTATACGACCATTCTAGCAACACCGCAGCCGACAACTCCAAGTGTTTGTGACGGCGCACCAAAGTGTAACCCTCCTGCTACATGTACACCTATTCCGAATTCCAACGATTACAAATGTGTCTGTCCGGAAACGCCCGAGACACAGGCTGATGCATGCTGGGAACCCTCCTACCTCGAGCCGTTTGGGTTCTGTTGTACGGTGAATACGTGTGTGGTTCCACAACCAGATCCAAAGTGTTAA
- the LOC138321673 gene encoding uncharacterized protein isoform X1, whose product MGLQLWQYVVIIIGSEIVVVTLVLILVWQYCKWSVRKGNKAKDGEKPPLVTVSDEEMLDDLFSNKAVVEYGQPPSNPGSFSMDDFPRPIRRPLMIKQLPSVSENTSIIEMNTLPPAYASREVSYVSLNSRDRESSAESVNGESSDWLDTQIPVRVSVTPVSDDDRSGPVVRPQMRTNSPLPDVETSGKNKQKNADRVSARVRFETLWLPGKNQKKNNVPDK is encoded by the exons ATGGGACTACAACTGTGGCAGTACGTTGTCATTATTATTGGCTCAGAGATCGTAGTGGTCACTCTTGTCCTCATATTAGTGTGGCAATACTGTAAATGGTCTGTCAGAAAGGg AAATAAGGCGAAGGATGGCGAGAAACCTCCATTGGTGACTGTGTCAGACGAAGAAATGTTGGACGATCTTTTCTCAAATAAAGCTGTTGTGGAATATGGTCAACCACCATCGAATCCTGGTTCGTTCAGTATGGACGACTTTCCCAGACCTATACGTCGACCATTAATGATAAAGCAACTGCCTTCGGTGAGCGAGAACACTTCCATTATTGAGATGAACACCCTACCACCAGCATATGCCAGTAGAGAAGTATCGTATGTGTCACTTAATTCAAGAGATCGGGAATCGTCGGCAGAGTCCGTTAATGGTGAGTCATCTGATTGGTTGGATACGCAGATTCCTGTTCGCGTGTCTGTGACCCCTGTATCGGATGATGATAGGTCCGGCCCTGTGGTACGACCGCAAATGAGAACGAACTCACCACTACCAGATGTGGAAACGTCCG gtaaaaacaaacagaaaaatgCCGACAGAGTAAGTGCACGGGTAAGGTTCGAGACATTATGGCTGCCTGGCAAAAACCAAAAGAAGAACAATGTACCTGATAAGTGA
- the LOC138321673 gene encoding uncharacterized protein isoform X2 produces MGLQLWQYVVIIIGSEIVVVTLVLILVWQYCKWSVRKGNKAKDGEKPPLVTVSDEEMLDDLFSNKAVVEYGQPPSNPGSFSMDDFPRPIRRPLMIKQLPSVSENTSIIEMNTLPPAYASREVSYVSLNSRDRESSAESVNGESSDWLDTQIPVRVSVTPVSDDDRSGPVVRPQMRTNSPLPDVETSGNSR; encoded by the exons ATGGGACTACAACTGTGGCAGTACGTTGTCATTATTATTGGCTCAGAGATCGTAGTGGTCACTCTTGTCCTCATATTAGTGTGGCAATACTGTAAATGGTCTGTCAGAAAGGg AAATAAGGCGAAGGATGGCGAGAAACCTCCATTGGTGACTGTGTCAGACGAAGAAATGTTGGACGATCTTTTCTCAAATAAAGCTGTTGTGGAATATGGTCAACCACCATCGAATCCTGGTTCGTTCAGTATGGACGACTTTCCCAGACCTATACGTCGACCATTAATGATAAAGCAACTGCCTTCGGTGAGCGAGAACACTTCCATTATTGAGATGAACACCCTACCACCAGCATATGCCAGTAGAGAAGTATCGTATGTGTCACTTAATTCAAGAGATCGGGAATCGTCGGCAGAGTCCGTTAATGGTGAGTCATCTGATTGGTTGGATACGCAGATTCCTGTTCGCGTGTCTGTGACCCCTGTATCGGATGATGATAGGTCCGGCCCTGTGGTACGACCGCAAATGAGAACGAACTCACCACTACCAGATGTGGAAACGTCCGGTAATTCAAG gtaa